One Falco biarmicus isolate bFalBia1 chromosome 9, bFalBia1.pri, whole genome shotgun sequence genomic region harbors:
- the AKNA gene encoding microtubule organization protein AKNA yields MSVQGHSGDEVTYICGKEVPSLPLPLQGHEAAQVTGTLCLRAMASPAPWLRWTQTELTRWEGEEEEEEEEEEEDNDNFERRMDEDGIIGLGEDAGSPQWGDGEELEEGSPVEEGRWHPQPDLVEEERGSFRGDKGPWGTESDGEPYPQLSYEGQWGSGSSSSPQALRDSRALCQPQRCSTDGGDTSDASPGPATSSHRHQGWGAAGGTGGAHGQGWTPSRSLLLHLSTDDPHDATSIEPVPKPQPAGSELPAPATTGLEPTREPWGAGTSSAPQLRDRFQVPKKAAPTVQPPKPGRPSWSLSPRQRHTGRKDTRGPLGTGTHGAHSTPYGRGRLNHPLPDLSKVEARVKFDQSYQPPRGRALPARASTTGPVSFKSPAEIVREVLLSSGEGVPPQPPTTAVLPQEFRSPRQATELVQQLQDDYHKLLTKYAEAENTIDQLRLGARVSLYADPPQPSRSLAVGTVGTGCQVVTLSIPQASMAAFSVAPPSSPAGAPAPGPSDRGGSPQPPCPPPPRGVCPTCPGPCCCSGARLTQTLAGQTLKLQAQVESFEGWVQAGGPVPREQLQRFRKLKDAQDALERAYLQARQQHPGVSAEFDPDRGVEGAIFHLGLRLEELKDRLEPGARWQPPAQHPAQPCSPPAPSAPPATGSLCPQRPRLMEGPQGTAGDSEVVTGGLPQPLWHKQRRVEEDFGGLLEQYKHFKSLPESLSLEQLSLAGSRSQEEADGPAAGDSGPSNIPGRTQALEKGADLKTSPLHPLERRATLLPPREPSWPGGTGGHLSPTTAEELPAAAKPPLGLPEAPRPPLSRRSSRVGGAANQHQPSKEQRIVSPETDSGFMGSEASRVSPPMHTPEHRPPGTRTPHSLGLSIPMTLHPLRKREVTPLPSETTVTGIYPSGGQGGTEGPRLPPSTPSQSSSPHGWAESTGSEVGPDAHTDSEAEGRSCASAACHPPSTARGPASPPPAPKTPSPPPAVPHPAVPCQAIRALRDEVWQLQRRLEESLRRSRTHPQGKATPARRHPVANRPSSPKDAASSGELSPPVRGRAAPRVAPTRRGRSASLPRERPELDLSKWDPAEVGMEGTVGTCSPLCTASSSGVGGCGTTGTGQVLVSPWDPAVLSPRPDPADPGLGPTGSHPASLSSASDPSPSGPQAAPSPRKSPGSPPGVVTFRGQYTGTWYQAVMPPTAPAPQEKLGTPGCPRCHGSRTLSAGFKAGNAARQPQHSTPRRTRCPTCQAPMGAPASSSRDGATHAEPGPTGTSPSGPHVGPQAKKPEQPRLWYCPGATAAVSCLAPVPLVPYVPSVLYCSPAVPTSAPAVAGVPLRQTAGHGRAEHPLRPHAAAHRRCLTLGLEELEELNWSLSQAMEAAQSVRLSTTRMSRVLAAELSRARDLRGSCLF; encoded by the exons GGCACAGCGGCGATGAAGTGACCTACATTTGTGGCAAGGAGGTCCCCAGCCTGCCGCTGCCGCTACAGGGCCATGAAGCGGCACAAGTGACAGGGACGCTGTGCCTGCGGGCCATGGCCAGCCCGGCACCATGGCTGCGCTGGACACAAACAGAGCTGACGcgctgggagggagaggaggaggaggaggaggaggaggaggaagaagacaaCGACAACTTTGAAAGGCGAATGGACGAGGATGGGATCATCGGCCTGGGGGAGGATGCTGGGAGCCCACAGTGGG GCGATGGcgaggagctggaggaagggtCCCCAGTGGAGGAGGGTCGCTGGCACCCGCAGCCGGACCTGGTGGAGGAGGAGCGGGGCAGCTTCAGGGGGGACAAGGGGCCCTGGGGGACAGAGAGTGATGGGGAGCCCTACCCCCAGCTCTCCTACGAGGGCCAGTGGGGCTCGGggtccagcagcagcccccaggcgTTGCGGGACAGCCGAgctctctgccagccccagcgctGCAGCACGGATGGTGGTGACACCTCAGATGCCAGCCCTGGCCCCGCCACCTCGTCCCACCggcaccagggctggggtgcagctggggGCACCGGTGGGGCACACGGGCAGGGCTGGACCCCGAGCCGGAGCCTCCTGCTGCACCTCTCCACTGATGACCCCCACGATGCCACTAGCATCGAGCCTGTCCCCAAGCCCCAGCCAGCTGGGTCAGAGCTTCCAGCCCCGGCCACCACTGGCTTGGAACCCACCAGggagccctggggtgctgggaccTCCTCTGCACCCCAACTGCGTGACAGGTTCCAGGTGCCCAAGAAAGCAGCACCCACGGTGCAGCCCCCCAAGCCTGGCCGCCCATCATGGTCCCTCAGCCCCCGGCAGCGGCACACGGGCAGGAAGGACACGAGGGGTCCCTTGGGGACAGGCACCCATGGCGCCCACAGCACCCCGTACGGCCGAGGGCGGCTCAACCACCCCCTGCCTGACCTCTCCAAGGTGGAGGCACGGGTGAAGTTTGACCAGAGCTACCAGCCACCGCGGGGCcgagccctgcctgcccgtgcCAGCACCACCGGCCCCGTCAGCTTCAAGTCCCCAGCCGAAATCGTCCGGGaggtgctgctgagcagtggggagggggtccccccgcagccccccaccacCGCTGTGCTGCCACAGGAGTTCAGGTCCCCCAGGCAAGCCACCGAGCTGGTACAGCAGCTCCAG GATGACTACCACAAGCTGCTGACCAAGTATGCCGAGGCCGAGAACACCATCGACCAGCTGCGCCTGGGTGCCAGg GTGAGCCTGTACGCGGACCCACCGCAGCCCAGCcgcagcctggctgtgggcaCGGTGGGCACCGGCTGCCAGGTGGTGACCCTCAGCATCCCGCAGGCCAGCATGGCGGCGTTCAGCGTGGCCCCACCGTCCTCACCGGCTGGAG CTCCAGCACCGGGACCATCAGACCGGGGGGGATCACCCCAGCCTCCTTGCCCCCCTCCACCCAGGGGGGTCTGCCCCACCTGCCCagggccctgctgctgctcgggCGCCCGGCTGACACAGACGTTGGCGGGACAGACCCTCAAGCTACAGGCACAG GTGGAGTCCTTTGAAGGCTGGGTGCAGGCGGGGGGTCCCGTGCCCCGGGAGCAGCTCCAG AGGTTTAGGAAGCTGAAGGATGCGCAGGATGCGCTGGAGCGGGCGTACCTGCAAGCccggcagcagcacccaggggtCTCGGCGGAGTTTGATCCCGACCG CGGGGTGGAAGGGGCGATTTTCCACCTTGGGCTGCGCCTGGAGGAGCTGAAGGACCGGCTGGAGCCCGGGGCCAGGTGGCAGCCCCCTGCGCAgcacccagctcagccctgctccccaccagccccttcCGCGCCGCCAGCCACCggctccctgtgcccccag AGGCCCAGGCTGATGGAGGGACCCCAGGGGACAGCGGGGGACAGTGAGGTGGTGACAGGGGGGttgccccagcccctctggcACAAGCAGCGGAGAGTGGAGGAGGATTTTGGTGGTCTGCTGGAGCA GTACAAGCACTTCAAATCCTTGCCGGAGTCGCTGAGCCTGGAGCAGCTgagcctggcagggagcaggtcCCAGGAGGAGGCGGATGGCCCCGCAGCAGGGGACAGTGGCCCCAGCAACATCCCCGGCAGGACACAGGCTCTAGAGAAGGGGGCTGACCTCAAGACTTCCCCTTT GCACCCCCTAGAGAGGAGAGCCACGCTGCTGCCCCCCAGGGAGCCCTCATGGCCAGGAGGCACAGGGGGCCACCTGTCCCCCACCACCGCGGAGGAGCTGCCGGCTGCAGCCAAGCCCCCCCTGGGGCTTCCCGAGGCACCACGGCCCCCCCTGTCCCGCcgcagcagcagggtgggtggCGCTGCCaaccagcaccagcccagcaaG GAGCAGCGCATTGTGTCACCGGAGACAGACAGCGGCTTCATGGGCTCGGAGGCCAGCAGGGTGTcaccccccatgcacacccCCGAGCACCGGCCCCCTGGCACCAG GACCCCCCACTCACTGGGACTCTCCATCCCCATGACCCTCCATCCTCTGCGGAAGAGAGAGGTGACCCCGCTTCCCTCTGAGACAACGGTGACGGGCATCTACCCctcaggggggcaggggggcacgGAGGGGCCCcgcctgccccccagcaccccctcgCAGAGCAGCTCTCCCCACGGCTGGGCTGAGAGCACAGGCAGCGAGGTGGGACCTGACG CTCACACGGACTCGGAGGCAGAAGGCAGGAGTTGTGCCAGCGCCGCCTGCCACCCCCCCTCCACAGCCAggggcccagccagccccccgccagcccccaaAACACCATCACCCCCCCCAGCTGTCCCCCACCCTGCTGTCCCTTG CCAGGCCATCCGGGCACTGCGGGACGAAGTGTGGCAGCTCCAGCGGAGGCTGGAGGAGAGCCTGCGCCGCTCCCGcacccatccccagggaaaagCCACCCCAGCCAGGAGGCACCCGGTGGCCAACAGACCATCATCCCCCAAGGACGCGGCATCCTCGGG GGAGCTAAGCCCCCCGGtgcggggcagggcagcccccagggtCGCACCCACGAGGAGGGGGAGGTCGGCATCGCTGCCACGGGAGAGGCCAGAGCTGGATCTCAGTAAGTGGGACCCCGCCGAagtggggatggaggggacagTGGGGACATGCTCCCCCCTGTGCACCGCTTCCTCAAGCGGagtggggggctgtgggaccACGGGGACTGGGCAggtcctggtgtccccatgGGACCCCGCAGTGCTCAGCCCAAGACCAGATCCTGCAGATCCAGGGCTCGGACCCACTGGATCCCACCCCGCTTCACTCTCCTCCGCTTCGGACCCCTCACCCTCTGGGCCCcaggctgccccctccccacggAAGAGCCCTGGGAGCCCTCCGGGTGTGGTGACGTTTCGGGGACAGTACACAg GAACGTGGTACCAGGCAGTGATGCCGCCCACCGCCCCGGCACCCCAGGAAAAgctgggcaccccagggtgcccccGGTGCCATGGCAGCAGGACGCTGTCGG CTGGCTTCAAGGCAGGCAATGCcgccaggcagccccagcacagcaccccgAGGAGGACGCGCTGCCCCACTTGCcaggcacccatgggtgcccctgCATCCAGCAGCAGGGACGGAGCCACACACG cagagcctggccccacTGGCACGTCCCCCTCAGGCCCCCACGTTGGTCCCCAAGCCAAGAAGCCGGAGCAGCCCAGGCTTTGGTACTGCCCTGGTGCCACCGCTGCCGTCAGCTGCCTTGCGCCCGTCCCCCTCGTGCCTTACGTGCCCTCTGTGCT CTACTGCTCCCCAGCGGTACCTACCTCAGCCCCAGCCGTGGCTGGGGTCCCCCTCCGACAGACCGCAGGTCACGGGCGCGCAGAGCATCCCCTCCGGCCCCACGCTGCTGCCCACCGCCGCTGCCTGaccctggggctggaggagctggaggagctgaacTGGTCGCTGAGCCAGGCCATGGAGGCTGCCCAGAGCGTGAGGCTCAGCACCACCCGCATGAGCCGGGTGCTGGCTGCCGAGCTGAGCCGGGCACGGGACCTGCGGGGCTCCTGCCTCTTCTGA